From Diprion similis isolate iyDipSimi1 chromosome 5, iyDipSimi1.1, whole genome shotgun sequence, the proteins below share one genomic window:
- the LOC124406351 gene encoding luciferin sulfotransferase-like has product MHLQIELFSGELLDLMRKVYENPNIGEMVKFDGVTMPEQYEKLADAVENFQVRDDDIWVCSFPKTGTTWTQEMVWCIANNLDYGQGRVPLTDRFPQLEVSMHSDFPEIVASNPDIQIPEAVVDSIKYIANLPSPRFIKTHLPFHLLPRQLRTGVKKPKIVYVVRNAKDTCISFYHYLRTLEDLQGSFEDWCNLFLQDAVMYGPFWKHVLGYWEKRTEGNLLFLKYEDMKQDLPGVIKKTATFLGKNFTTDQLLSLTEHLSFENMRANPATNNEDLIRRIKKVTRSTVDGKFMRCGEMNQWKFEMSPDIIERFDRWTRENLKGTGLYF; this is encoded by the exons ATGCATCTACAAATCGAACTGTTTAGTGGTGAACTGTTGGACCTGATGCGAAAGGTGTACGAGAATCCGAATATTGGCGAAATGGTAAAATTTGATGGCGTAACAATGCCAGAGCAATATGAAAAGTTGGCGGACGCCGTTGAGAACTTCCAAGTTCGCGACGACGATATCTGGGTCTGCAGCTTCCCGAAGACCG GCACAACTTGGACGCAGGAAATGGTTTGGTGCATCGCGAATAATTTGGATTACGGACAAGGAAGAGTTCCTCTGACGGACAGGTTTCCTCAGTTGGA AGTTTCGATGCATTCTGACTTCCCTGAAATAGTGGCGTCCAATCCTGACATCCAGATACCTGAAGCAGTCGTCGACAGTATCAAGTATATAGCTAATTTACCCAGCCCTCGATTCATTAAGACTCATTTACCGTTCCATCTCCTTCCGCGACAGCTCAGAACCGGGGTGAAGAAGCCAAAAATTGTTTACGTTGTTCGCAACGCCAAGGACACTTGCATCTCTTTCTATCATTACCTTAGAACCTTGGAAGATCTGCAAGGGAGCTTCGAGGACTGGTGTAATCTCTTTCTTCAAGACGCTG TTATGTATGGACCATTCTGGAAACACGTGCTTGGTTACTGGGAGAAGAGAACCGAAGGGAATCTGCTCTTCTTGAAGTACGAGGACATGAAACAA GATTTACCGGGTGTAATAAAGAAGACTGCGACATTCCTCGGGAAGAATTTTACCACGGATCAGTTGTTATCCCTGACCGAGCACTTGAGTTTTGAGAACATGAGAGCAAATCCAGCTACAAACAACGAAGATCTCATTCGTAGAATTAAGAAAGTGACACGATCGACAGTCGACGGAAAATTCATGAGGTGTGGTGAGATGAACCAATGGAAATTCGAGATGAGTCCGGATATCATCGAACGATTCGATCGGTGGACGCGAGAAAATTTGAAGGGAACAGGCCTGTACTTTTGA